The genomic interval ATCTGGGATGGGTGACATGAGGCTTTAGAGCACTGGTGAAAATCCCAGGGCCCATGGGAAGGCAGTTCTGAAGAGTCTCTTCCCGGCTCCTCAGGCCTTGATTACAAGTCCTGGCTTCATCAGCGTCCCCTCAGACTGTTTCCTCTCCCCTTTCACAGACTTCTCCTTGACATTCACCCCACCCTCCCAGCTTCTAGAAAGACACCACACAGTCCTCaccacctctcccctcccttaATTCATTGCAGGCAGTCTTCTGGCCCCACTACACTTGTCTAGTTTTCAACAACCACCttgttgctaaatccaatgtACCTCACACCCCAGGTGCTGGCCTCTAACCCTTTGGAAGCATGTGGCCATGTGGCCCACTCCTCCAAGAGGTCCAGACCAGAACCCCATGACTGAATGATACAGCCATTCACTAAGATCTAGTAACCTCTTTGGCTCTTGCCTGGACAAGAGGCTCCTAATGGCTCACCCATTAAATCGCTCCCCTTCTATTCATCCTTTTAACCCCAGGCCATAATATACTAATTACACAATAAATGGGCAGGTCCTGTCCCTGCTCTAGAACCTCCTCTAGTTCCCCATTGCCCTCAGGCTAAAGCCAGACTCTTTGGACAGGCACATAAACCCTGCAGGCTTCAGGCAGACTGAACCCCTGGAACAATCTTAGGGAAACTGATGGGTCTCAGGATTCTCAGGGGCCAGGAAGAGTAGTCCTATCTGAAGTCTGCAGAAAAGGGGCTCCTGGATTCCTAGCATAGGACACCCCACTCAAGACTAggagtcctgggacttccctgatggtccagtgattaagaccccgcacttccagtgcagggggtggtcggggaactaagatcccacatgccacacagcgcggccaaaaaaaaaaagcctaggggTCCTTTCTGAGCTTGGGTTGGAGCCCTTCTTGGAGCAGGGAGCAGAGACGATGGGGAACCAGGACCACAGGAGGTGAGAGGGCCAGGAATGGACTGGGCCCTGGGCACAGAGGGGTTAACTACAAAGCGAGAATCTCAGAGAGCGAGATCAATGGGTTACTCGCTGCAGAAAGAGGCAGAAGCAACgcagagaggcagaggagagccGGACAGAAGAGCATGCCATCCGGGGGAAACCAGGGAATGAGGAGGAGGTGGCTACTTCTTCGGAAGGAGTGTCCAAGTCCAGCTCAGCAGAGGAGGGCCCTTAAAGGAGAAGAGGGAGCACTGGGAGGCAGACCTGTACCTGCAGGTAGGCATCAAGGGGTGGCCACTGAGCCAGGAGGCAGCTTCAGCCTGGCCGGTTCACCCAGGATCAAGCAGgagcccagtgcccagggttgAGGTGGGTATTGCCCATCCTGGGCTTTGTGGGGACCTGCTGCATGCTGGGGTGGGAGACACAGATAtcacctttcctccctcctccctgcctggcTCCCTTGCCCTTAATACGTCCAGCCACCCCAGAGGTCCAAGCATGTAGGGAGACCCCCAGGTAGCAGTCGATATGGGCCATGGGTGGGGCAGGGGTAAGAGTGAGCACAGCTTGTATAGATGCTCGTGTGCGCACACGCGCACGCACAGATTGTCAGAAGCACTACCTGTTACAGGCTCTCAGATGAGTGCTCCAGCCTGGGAGTCAGGGTACCAGGGTGGCAACAGCCTCAGATCTGCCACTCAGCGTGTGATATTAGCCTCCCatgtcccctctctgagcctcaatttcctcatgtgtaaaaaggGGGCAGTGACTTATATGGTTCTCTCAGCTGTGCCACTGTCATGCTCTCACTAAACTGGACTATCCAATGACTCAGGTATGTCACCCATATTTGGCTGAATTTGACCTATGTCCAAAAGTCTtccttaggacttccctggtggtccagtggttaagactccacccttccaatgcagagggggcgtgggttcgatccctggtcggggaactaagagcccacatacCGCTCCCACATACTGTTGTgtggctaaaaagaaaaaaaaaaaaaaaagccttccctGTATTTCAGATCCCCATTGAAAACATCAGCTCCTGGGGTTggagctgcccctccccccaccccactttacCTGCATCATTGGTTGAAGGTGTCTATCAACTACCTAATCAGCCCTTCATGCCCTGGGCTATGGGGGTGTTCCCTAGGAAACTGAGAAACCCACCTTAGACACCAATGAGACTCTGCCAGGAGCTTGCACAGGGGGTCCCAGTGATAACTTTTGTctctgtcccccccacccccatcccccacaaGCTTCCAGCCCACAGGACGTGGCCAGGCCCAGGGTGGGGGACTAGACCCCTGAGTTGAGTGACCAGAGCTGGGGGCTCCTGCCTGAGGACTCCAGCTTCTCTTCCTCAGGTGCCTGTCTGATGGGGAGATGGCTGATGCCCAGAACGTTTCGCTAGACAGCCCAGGGAGTATGGGGGCTGTGGCAGTGCCCGTGGTCTTTGCCCTCATCTTCCTGCTGGGCACAGTGGGCAATGGGCTGGTGCTGGCAGTGCTGCTGCAGCCCGGCCTGAGTGCCTGGCAGGAGCCGGGCAGCACTACGGATCTGTTCATCCTCAACCTGGCAGTGGCCGATCTCTGCTTCATCCTGTGCTGCGTGCCTTTCCAGGCCGCCATCTACACGCTGGATGCCTGGCTTTTTGGGGCCCTCGTTTGTAAGGCTGTGCACCTGCTCATCTACCTCACCATGTATGCCAGCAGCTTCACGCTGGCGGCTGTCTCGGTGGACAGGTGAGCTGTGTCGGGGACCTGGCCGGgtctgggctggggagggaagacctgaatagattCTCATTGGCCTTAGAAAGGAGAGAATGGGGGACCAAAAGGGGAcatgggagggagaagaggaacaGTCTCTGGGCACCTGCAGGGCATGCTTGAGGGGATcatcctgccctccccccaactcCATTGGGAGCTTCCAGAGAACATCTCTGTGTCCCAAGtgttagcacagggcctggcacatgatGCTCTGTAAGAGTGAAATGAATGGCAAAAGGAACACACCAATGAATTCATCAGATATTTTATTACCGCCCACACCTGGCTCAGGTTGTGGTCAGACTGGCTTTCATGGCTTGAAACTTGGGGTCAAACCCAGGCTCACTCTCTAGCTGACGACCTCGGGCAGGtcacttctctctgagcctctgaccCAGTCCCGCTAGGTGCCAGGCGCTGCTCTAAGCGCTTTGCGCGCTGACTCCGTTCATCCCCACAACCTCCCTGCGAGGCCGGGCGCGCGATACCCCCTCACTCGCGAGGTTCAGACGCGGGCGTCTAGGCGGCCGCCCGCCTGCCTCGCTGACGCCGCGCCCGCCCGCAGGTACCTGGCCGTACGGCACCCGCTGCGCTCGCGGGCCCTGCGCACGCCTCGCAACGCCCGCGCCGCCGTGGGTCTGGTCTGGCTGCTGGCGGCGGTCTTCTCGGCGCCCTACCTCAGCTACTACGGCACCGTGCGCTACGGCGCGCTCGAGCTCTGCGTGCCCGCCTGGGAGGACGCGCGCCGCCGCGCCCTCGACGTGGCTACCTTCGCCGCCGGCTACCTGCTGCCCGTGGCCGTGGTGAGCCTGGCCTACGGACGCACGCTGCGCTTCCTGTGGGCGGCCGTGGGTCCCGCGGGCGCGGCGGCGGCCGAGGCCCGGCGCAGAGCCACGGGCCGCGCGGGGCGCGCCATGCTGGCGGTGGCCGCGCTCTACGCCCTCTGCTGGGGCCCGCACCACGCGCTCATCCTCTGCTTCTGGTACGGCCGCTTCGCCTTCAGCCCGGCCACCTACGCCTGCCGCCTGGCTTCGCACTGCCTCGCCTACGCCAACTCCTGCCTCAACCCACTGGTCTACGCGCTCGCCTCGCGCCACTTCCGCGCGCGCCTCCGCCGCCTGTGGCCCtgcggccgccgccgcccccgcgccCGCTGCCCCCCGGGCGCCCGCCGCGCCCTCCGTCGCGTCCGCCCGGCGTCCCCAGGCCCTGCCGGCTGCCTCGGGGACGCTAGGCCTCGGGGACGCTAGGCCTCGCGGGCAGCTGCCGACGGGCGGCGGCTGGGGCGGGGAGCCGGGTCGGGAGCCCGCCCGCGGCAGAGAGGCTGGCCGGGCCCTTCCGCGCGCGCCTCCGCCGCCTGTGGCCCtgcggccgccgccgcccccgcgccCGCTGCCCCCCGGGCGCCCGCCGCGCCCTCCGTCGCGTCCGCCCGGCGTTCCCAGGCCCTGCCGGCTGCCTCGGGGACGCTAGGCCTCGCGGCCGGCTGCCGACGGGCGGCGGCTGGGGCGGGGAGCCGGGTCGGGAGGCCGCCCGCGGCAGAGAGGCTGGCCGGGCCCTGCCTGCCCGAGGACCGGAATAAACCTTGTCTGCCTCCATTCTGCTGGGTGTACGTCTGTCTGTCATTCCCCTTCCCCCGGGACAGGACGCCCGTAGGGGATGGGGCCAAAGCCAGGAGCCCTTTGAGGAGGAGTGGCTGAGCTGGGGACACTCAGTCCACTGAGTGGACACCCCTGGGCAGTGAAAATGGTTCAACGCAGCCAAGTGCAGGCCCTTAGCTAGGCAGCCCCGAGACGCTGTCCATAACCAGTCTGGCAGGAAGGAGGGCAATCCGTCTGCCCATCTGTATGGGGTGCTACATTCCTCAATCTAGTTATCAAAACAGCTTTGCAAGGCAGATACAATCAATTCCACTTTATAGATGTAGACATCAAGaatcagagaggttgagtgatttGTCACATAGCTAGTGTTTGGCAGAGGTTGTGTTCAAACCCACTGCTGTTTAACTTTTTCTACTCAGTAGCACCGAGTatggtttttcccatttttttttttctcctcagatcCCATGGTTTCCAAGgtttttcttggtttttcctGATCCTCCATCAGCCCTCCTCCCCAAACCTGCAGCTCCCCACGCTCAACTGGATGCCCTAGAAACTTCAGAGGGCTCCCAGCCCCCTTCCTTAGGAGAGTTCTGCTCAGGTACAGCGAGTGCTGAGGGCTTCCCCCGGCTGTCAAGTCCTAGGTCCATTGCCTGACCCAAACCCCTCACATTATTCTTTCAGTCATTTGGTGCTCCTGGCTACGGGGAGACACTGAGCCACACTCGGGCCACAGCTGGCCTTCCAGCAGCCCTGATTACCCTGTAGCCCCCTCCCTACCTGTACCTGCACACAGCTGGGGTAGTCTGTGGTGTGGAAACCTCCTAATTAACCAATAAATCAGTCTCGATGGTTGCGGAGCCACTCACTTCCTCCCTCACCGTAAGCCAATAATGCTTATTAGCTTCTGGCTGAGGCCTGAGGCCTTCGGCTTCCGTGGCTCTCCCCAGCACACCTCCTGGCTGCTGGGCACCGTGGGAAGGCCCTCCCTGACACCGGGCAGCTGCTGAAACCTCCTCACTGCCTGCCACCTGCCACAGACCCAGGGGCCAGAACGGCAGTCAGCCTTCTCAGGGGGAGGTTGAGACGCAGCTGGGGAGCGACTGCTGCAAGGGCGCAGCACAGGGGCTGACACCTGGTCCTGTGCTCTTTCTCCCACGTCTCTGCCAAGATGTCCCTGGCTGACTCAGGCTGCAgcagtgggagtgtttcctggagggcagggggtgTGATGCTGCCGCTTCTGCAGCCCCCAGTGTGGCCTCTGTCTCCCTGAGGCCATCACTCACACCTCGCCTGGCTCATCCGTGCCAGGCAAGGGATATTACCTCTATTTTCAGAAGTGAAAACCGAGGCTCAAGGAGGTGAGGTACGTGACCAAAGCCAAGTGGCAGATTCGAGACAGAGCCAGGACCCTAACTGGGCGAGAGGGATGGCTCTCAGGGCAGCCCAGGCAGCATCGGAAGAACATCTAAGAGCGTCTGACAAGGTTTGCTACACGACAGTGGTGAGTGCCTGCAAAATACAAGCGGGGAACAAAATCTCCTGCGGTTGGCTTATGCTGTGGTTGGTCCAGTCACCCAGCTGGGGTCACCTCTGTGGGCACGGACAGGTGACCGACTGGGAACAGCCTCCCTCTAGGATGGGCAGGAGACAATTGCCCAGCCggggagtggcagagccagagcctGAACCTGCATGAAACCCCAGGCCCAGGGGAGAGGTCGGTCAGTGGAAGCCCTCCACACACAGTGGCCTGGCAGAGGGACACTCGTACAGCCCAGGCCCTTGGCTGGACCCCAAGGCCTCCTGCTTCTGAAGGGGTCTCTCTGGCCCATTGGAACCAGATAAAGAAGCCCAGACACCCCGACTAATGGAGGGCAGTACAGCCTGCCCAGGGTAGGCACACGGCCGGTATTTGATACGTGAGGACAGAGGTGCCAGGGAAGGAAAGACGTGaccctctcctttcttctttcctttatccCTCAAACATGACTGCCTGCCCTAAGCTAGCCCCTGAGAGGAAGTCAGAGACAGCGTGAATTTGGTCTGGTCTCTGCCTTCTGGGAGCTCTCAGTCTAGCTGGAGAGCCAAataccaaaagaagaaaagatagcaCTGTGTTATGGGGCCATAACGGAAAAGTACACACAGTTTGAAAGGGCCCGGAGGAGGAAACTCCGGCCTTCCTGGGCAATCCAAGCAGGAGTCCCAGAGGAGATGACATTTAACATGCATTTTCCTGGGAAGAGGTGGGAAGGGCCTGCCAGGTGGAGCAACAGCTTGTGCCAAGGCAGGTACAGGTGGGAGCAGTAAGCGGGCTTGTGTAGCTGAAGCAGGGcggggtggggcctggggagcCCGGGAGGGTGGGTGCAGTGAGATCACGTGTGTCTCCTAGGCTAGCTGGGGGGCAGGAACTTCATCCTTCAGGCAGGCAGTGATGCCATCGAGGGTTTTCAGGAGGGGAGGTGCCCTAGGGTTGCTATGTAGAGGCTGGGTTGGAGGTGCCAGGTTGGCAGCAAGGAGCCCAATCCAGAGGCTGTTCTGTGAACCCTGGGCCAGGAAAGCTACCACCAAGGGCCTGGCCTAGGACTAGGAGATTATTTTTGCCATGGCTTTGGCAGGAAGATTGATGGCCTACTGCTGGGCTTGGGCTCGGCCCCTGAGGTTCCTGGGTCTGCTTCAGGGGGCTGACGAAATGCTTGGAAGAGCAGATGGTTGTAATCGTTTGGTGGAGAGAGCCGAGTCCTGCAGGGCCGGAGGCAGGCAATGGGGGCTGGGGTAGAGGCTGAGCGAGCCCCGGCTGCTGCCTCATGGAGAATCCACCTGACCTGAGCCTCCTGCAAGGTCTCAGGCCAGGCTCAGGGCAGCCTGGAGGTCCCAGGGAGGAGCTCCTCTTAGTTGGGGGAGATTTGAATTCTGCAGCCCTCTCACCCTCCTGTTTGTGCAGACCTCTTAGGGATGGGCCTGCAACATTCATGTCTGAACACCTACTGAGTACAGAGTTCTCCTgcaggaaagaaagacagaagcacaggggattgtgggagcccagaggagggccCTAACCAGCTTGGGGAGGcagagaagacttcctggaggagctgaTGCCCAAGCCAAGTCCTGAAGTGGGAGTTAGGACAGGTGGGGAAAGGAGAGATGGGAGAATACACACACAGGCCACCTGGGGTCCTCTACCTGCAGTCAGGCACAGCATGACGAGCCGAGGGCCTGGGACAGGGTACACGGGAGCCCCAGCAGGAAGTGAGGTGGGAGAGGTGAGGGAGGGCAGCCGCAAAGGATTCTGTAAATCCTGTCTGAAACCGAAACTGTACCTTGTCCtgagggcaatggggagccatgaAAAGGTTTTAAGCAAAAGAGTGACCTGATCAGATGTACTCTTTAGGGAACTCTTTCTGGCTGCAAGGCAGGCTTTTCCTGGGGAGGGAAAGCAGAATGagactgggggcagggagaccagttaggaggctggtgTGAGAATCCAGAGAGATGAAGACATCCAAGACTCCGGCAGCGGGTGGGGAGACATGGACAGACGGGACAAACACATACGAGGTGCAGCTGTCGGGACTAAATGGTGATTAACTGTTGTGGGGTAAGCGGTGTCCCAGATGACACCCAGCCTCTGGCTTGGGCTACTGGGGGTGGTAGTGGGGGTGATGAGGGCAGAGGTCTGGGGCGGGAGATGCTGAACTCAGTTGGAACACGTTGCGACCAGGGGCCTGGGGGACATGGCGGGGGTGTCCACGGGGCGGTGGTGTACTGGGCACCTGCTGTATTTCAGGCCTTGCACTTGGCTCTGGAAGTTGTGTCTCATCTGCCTTAGagttttaaagatggagaaactgaggctcagagagattaagtaacctgcccaagatcacacagctagcccCAAACAGAGCTGGGGTCTAAATCAGGTTGGTCTGATTTCAGTTCCACGGTCTttagggaggagaagggggaggtgggagttttttgaaggggagggaggaacctGAACATGCAAAGGTGACCTCCACCCCCAGCCATCCGCCCTGTGTAGCAAACGCGGCCAAGGGTGAAACTCAATCCCCGGGGAGGGTGGGCGAGCTGCAGTCCCCGGTACAGCCGTGTtatccagcccctctccctgcctGAGGCCGACGGGAACAGCACCAGCTATCAACTTCAAGCTGTGAACCTGAGGACATAAATACCAATTAACCACCCTGAGGTTTCCTATTAATGAACATCAGTCCTCAGCCCCGATGCAGGGCTCATTTGCGAGTCGCCGGCTGGATCCAAGACGGCATGAGGCCAGAGGGACAGGCTGTGCAGAGGTGGAATTGTTTCTGGCTTAAGAGGACAAGATTGATGTATTGAGGCATCTGCTTGGTGCCACCTTGCTTTAGAGGCCTGGGCTCTGTGTAGGGGTGAGACTGAAGCAGGAGGaaggggggtgaggtggggttgAGGGGCAAGGGGTGCCAGCCTGGAGTTCCTGGGGGTGCTTTGGACGGCTGTGGCGCTGGGGAGGGTGCTGGACTGGGCATCTGGTGGACCTGCCAGGTCAACTCAGAGAGGTGGCATAGTGCAGGGGTCAAGGCACGGGCTGTGAGCTACATCGCTGGGATTGAATCCTGGCTCCTGCACTTCGTAGCTGACCTCTCCGTTCCTCAGGACCCATAGAACTGAGCCGTCTGAGCCAGGCTGCATTCCAGGCACACCGCCTTGGGCTGCTCCCTGGTGCTGCCAGCTATGTGTGAGGTTTCAAGGGCTCTCCCGGGTGGACCCTTGCCTCCATCAAAACCCTCTcagtctgggaattccctggccacccagtggttaggactccaagcatCCACTGCcagggacccgggttcgatccctggtcggggaactaagatcctgcaagccacgtggtgtggccaaaaaacaaaaaaccccctcaCAATCCAACTGGGGAGGCGCGACTCACCTGCCTCCACCCCACTGGGCAAGCTGACAGCCAAGTGCTTCTATAACACGTGCCATCCTCCCCAACCTTCAAAGCGGGAGAAAGTCACCAGGCTGACGTGGACCAGTCACAGAGACAAGGGACCACTCTGGCCCCTGGTCTGGGGCTTCAGGTAAGACTCCTTTGCttccctgagcctgtttcctcaactgtaaa from Balaenoptera ricei isolate mBalRic1 chromosome 10, mBalRic1.hap2, whole genome shotgun sequence carries:
- the GALR3 gene encoding galanin receptor type 3 yields the protein MADAQNVSLDSPGSMGAVAVPVVFALIFLLGTVGNGLVLAVLLQPGLSAWQEPGSTTDLFILNLAVADLCFILCCVPFQAAIYTLDAWLFGALVCKAVHLLIYLTMYASSFTLAAVSVDRYLAVRHPLRSRALRTPRNARAAVGLVWLLAAVFSAPYLSYYGTVRYGALELCVPAWEDARRRALDVATFAAGYLLPVAVVSLAYGRTLRFLWAAVGPAGAAAAEARRRATGRAGRAMLAVAALYALCWGPHHALILCFWYGRFAFSPATYACRLASHCLAYANSCLNPLVYALASRHFRARLRRLWPCGRRRPRARCPPGARRALRRVRPASPGPAGCLGDARPRGRLPTGGGWGGEPGREAARGREAGRALPARGPE